TTAGAAGAAACTAAACTGATGAGTTCTTATGCAAATTCGGCAAATCCTCTTTCCAATGTAATGGATGCTATGATAAATGATCCGTATAATTAATTTGAAATAGAGTAATATGGCTAAATGGGCAGATTATTGTGTTAGCAAATTATCATTAAATGAAAATGGATTTATTGATAATATTATTTATTGTGAAGATTTAGGAGATTCTTTAGGTTACAAGTTTGAAAGAAATAGAAGCTGGATGGTAGAACAGGTCTCGAAAGGTAAAACATTTTGTTCTATAAAGAGTAATGAGAAAGGTGGATGGAATAATATTGGACAGTTTTCGTATGATGGAAACATCTTTAGTTGGAAGAAAGTACCTAAAAATATTACTCAAAGAAAGACATTCATAAGCTATTACCATTACGAGGATCAAGATTACAAGGAGAAATTTAAGAATTTATTTGGCGATTTAATTACTCATAAATCTGTAGAAGATTGTGATATAGATTCTGATAATTCTGATGGGTATATAAAACAGTTAATTCAGAAAGGTTATCTATCAGACACAACTGTTTTAGTTGTTTTAATAGGTCCAAATACAAAACATAGAAAACATATAGATTGGGAAATCTCTGGTGCATTAAATTACAAAGTAGGTGATAAGTATTCTGGTATTTTAGGATTGAAGCTACCAAGTCATTCTGATTATGCAACTGGACACCATCATTATGATCTATTGCCTGATAGGGTATCTGATAATCTTAAATCAGATTATGCTATAATAAGAGATTGGACAGATGATAGAGTAAAGATGCAAGAATATATCGAACTCGCTTTTGAAAGGAGATATACTCACTCTGATAATATAGATAATACCAAAAAACAAATGACAGAAAATACAAATGAGTAAATATGAAGTATCCTTTAAATATATATATAGTTTGGCATCCAGACTCATTGGTTGGAGAAGCTATTGCAAAAGAGTTATATAACACTTTTTGTAGAGATTATAAAACCCCTCTTTCTAGAGGTTTGGGTATCCCGGTTTACTTTAGAAGCGCAAAATTAGATAATAATAAGCCCGTTGCTGTTGATTTTTCAGGCGCTGAAAAAAATGCAGTCATTTGTTTAATTGATGATGTTTATTTTTTAGATGATTATTTTAAACAATTTACTTCTGAAATAGTAGGTAAACTTGACGATAATAATAGAATTTATCCCATTAAACTATTTGAAAAAGCCCATAGTATTGGATGCGGGCTATCTAACTTACAATTTGTAGATGCCATGGTTTTCTTTAAAGATAAGCTAGATTTTCAGAGAGAAGAAGATTTATCAAAAGCTATTAAAAAGATAAAATCGGAAGTATTGCATGATTGTGCTAGATTGTTAATGGAATACCATCCAATTTTTAAAGACAAAGAAAAACATAGAATTGGTTCTCCTGTTAAACTTTTTTTAAGTCATGCGAAATATGACGGACAAAGTACAACTATTAAGTTCAAGCAATTTATAGAGAATAATCTCAAGCTAGATGTATTTTTCGATACGGTTGATATTGCAAATGGTTACGACTTTGCTAAACAGTTTGAGCAAGAGATTTTAAATTCTGCACTTGTAGTTTTTCATACTGATGAATACTCTAACAGAGAGTGGTGCCGTAGAGAGGTTCTCATAGCCAAGAGGCATAAATCTCCTATTGTAGTAGTACATAAAATCACAGAAGGAGAAAAACGGGCTTTTCCATATTTGGGGAACGTGCCAACGACCGTGTTGAATGATAATGACGAAGAGTTGAGTTTTTACAATATAGTGTATTTAACACTATATCAGGTGCTTAATAATCTATATCAGTACAGATTACTTTCGAACCATAAAGTACTTAAGGATATAGATGCAGAAATAAAAGTGATAACTTCTCCTCCTGAACTATTCAATTTTGTAGACATAAAAGCATATCAGAAAGAGATTGATAAGAAGTTAATTATCTTATATCCAGATCCTCCATTGGGTTTAGAAGAGTTGTCTATCTTAAATGAAGTGGATTCTGATGTAGAGTTTATAACACCTATTAATTTGCATTAATATTATGGACGAATTAAATATTACGGGAATAGACAGTGCTTTAGTTGACGAAAAATTTGCCGCTGTCGACAAATATTTGCAGTTAAAAAAGAAGAAAATCGCCATTTCAGTTTCTATAAATGAAGATTTAGAACTTTTAGGATTTTCTGAGCAACATTTAAATGATATTTCTATTGAAATTGCTCGTTATATTATTGCAAATGGAGGCACAGCACTTTATGGAGGAGATTTAAGGATAAATGGATTTACGTACTATTTCTCTGAGCTAGCAAATTTTTATAAAAAGAATGATGATCCCTCATCGGGGTTTATCAATTATTTTGCGCCTCCAAATTTTAAACAATTAGATAGAAATGCATTAATAGAGTTTAAAGCAAAGCAAATTGGAGTTAAAAAGGTTGAATCTGGGGAAGGTATTATATTTGATGAAAGTATCAAATATAATCCAAATACAGTTGTAGCGGACAGATATCTCTACGCCGAATGCTATAAACGGATGAGAATCAAGATGGCTAAGGACAGTGTCGCTCGAATTCTTGTAGGGGAAAATCAAGTAATTACGTGGGATATATTCCAGGAGTAATAGAAGAAGCATTATTGACATTAAGGGAAAACAAACCTGTTTATTTAGTAGGCGGATTTGGGGGAGCAACGTTACATCTGATAAACCTAATAAAAGGAGAAGAAGTTAAAGGGCTTACAAATGAGGAACAATATCAGGGCGACTTTCTAAAAAGCTTCCAAGAATTTGTAAAAGATAAATGCGAATATTCTGACTTTGAAAGTCTGAAGGCAGAATTTGAGAAATATGATTTAAATAAACTTTCAGAACTTAATAAACTTAGTATTGAAGAGAATGAAATCTTATTTTCTAGCAAAAATATTCACGAAATAGTTTTTTTATTGATGAAAGGACTAAAGGCTATTAAAAATTAACAGCATCACAATTATGGAATTTTCATCATATCAAGAACAAGCAAAAAAAACTATACAAGAATATATTCAGGGAAAGGAAGCTAATAAACTAGTTCCCTTTTTAGGGCTAATCGGTGAGGCAGGCTCTGTAATTACAGAACTAAAAAAAAGTCTAAGAGATGGGAAAGCTTATACTAGTTATAATAAAAAGCTTAAAGAAGAGCTTGGTGATTTGTTATGGTATATAGCTACAATAGCTACCGAAAATGGATTGAAGCTTGATGAAATAGCATCAGGAAATCTCTTAAAGATTAAGGATAGATTTGATATTGATCAATCCGAGAATTTTATTATATATGATGAACAATATCCAGAAAGTGAGCGTTTTGCTAGAGAATTCGAAATCCAGTTTGATGTGATTAATGAGGGAGGAAAAGAAAAGGTTAAAATTACCAATAATACAACGGGAGAGCAACTAGGAGATATTATCTCGGATAATTCCCATCAAGATGATGGGTATAGGTTTCACGATATTTTTCATTTTGGATATGTAGCTTTTTTAGGTTGGTCGCCCGTTGTGAGAAAACTAATGAAGAATAAAAGAAAAAGTGATAGTAATACAGATGAGATAGAAGACGGAGCAAGGGCAGCTATTACAGAAGAATTAATTAGCCTTTACATTTACAGTCATGGCATGGACCACCAATTGTTCAAATATAGTAATAGCGTTGATACAGAAGTTTTAAAAACTGTTCAAAAATTAGTTAGTGGTATAGAGGTAGAAAATTGCACACAGAAGCAATGGGAAACTGCCATTATAAACTCATATAAAGTTTATGATGAGTTAAGAAAAAATGGAGGTGGCAGAGTATTAGTAAGCATTAAAAATAGAAAACTTACTTATTTGGGGAAGAACTAAATTCCTACATTTGAATAAATTCATATATACCGTTGATACTTAAGAAAAAATCGCAACCGAAGCCAAGTGTAGTTTTTGATACTTACTGGAAATTTGCAACTGAACGTCAAAATATCTTTTTTAATAGGATTGCAAAACAAGAAGTTTTAACTGATGATCCAATATTTCTAAGGCATAAATTTACGAATGTTTATAGAGCATCTGATAGGGTTAGTCAATATTTGATAAAAGATATTATCTACCAAAAAGAAAATTATTCTCGACAAGATATTCTTTTTAGAATTATACTCTTTAAAATATTTAATAAAATAAGTACTTGGCAGCTGCTTGAGGAAGAGATCGGAAATATCTGTGTTGAAACATTTAATTTTAACGAGTATTGTACTATTTTAAGCGAAGCGAGAAAAGCAAAAGAAGCTATTTATTCTGGCGCTTATATTATGACCTCTGGTAAAAGTATTTTCGGCTATGACTTTAAGCACGAAAACCATCTAAAATTAATAGAACAATATATATTAAAACCTAGATTTTTGGAAAGTATTCAGAATTGTAAAACGTTAGAAAGCTTATATTCTCTGTTACGAGATTTACCCACTATAGGTAATTTTTTAGCTTATCAATACGCAATAGATATCAACTACAGCGAACTGACTAATTTCAGCGAGATGGACTTTGTAATGCCTGGTCCGGGTGCTAAAGATGGGATTAAAAAATGTTTTACTAGTTATGGTGATTACTCAGAGGCTGACATCATACGTTGGGTTACAGATAATCAAGAAAGGGAATTTAAAAGGCTGGATTTGGATTTTAAGAGTTTAGGGCTACGGCCTTTGCAGTTGATTGACTGTCAGAATTTATTTTGTGAGACCGATAAATATGCTAGGGTAGCTCATCCAGATATTATCGGTTATTCCGATAGAAAAAGGATTAAGCAGGTTTATAAGTCAAGCAAGAATGAAATAGAATACTTCTATCCACCTAAATGGAAATTGAAACTTCCTTAAGTGGCGGTACTTAGATTTTTTTCCAACAGGATTCGGACATGTAGTGCTCACTTCTAGAAACAAGCATCTTCTATAAGCTTACTATTTATCTCCTAATTTAGAAAATCCAACAATTCCTTTGGGTCAATCCCCAAACCTTTTGCTAAAGAAAGTAATGTAACCAGAGAAGGTGCTGTTTCACCTTTTTCAATTCTATGAATTTGACTATAATCTATGTTGGAAAGTTGCTCAAGTACACGTAGACTAATCTTTTTCTCATTCCTAATATTTTTCAAATGAGTGCCGAATAATTTAAGTATTTCTTCTTTTTTGAGTTCTTCCACGTAACAAATAAAAAGAAACTATATAATTTATTTGTGGGATTATTTGCATACAAAATAATTACTTTTTATATTTGGTATAGTTAAAATAGGTATTAATAAAAGTCTTGTGATTACAAAATCTGACGCCGTTAACACAAGACAGCAGATTAATGCCCATATCTATGTGTAGATGTATATATTTGTACATCGAAATAGATGTGGGGCTGCTGTAAAACCATGTTAACGTAAGGCGTCAGAAACTTTAGTGTAATCATGGTAAGCAGTCCCACATTTATTATTTGGGGCTGTCCTGCCCAACAAGACTCGTAAAACCATACGAGTATGATGACTAAACCCATTACCATTGCAGGGAAACCGCTTTCGCGGTTTTATCAGTTGCCTTTAGAAAAGGGGAGCAGGGTGTTAAGCTTAGCGGTGCTGGATCAGGTAGCTAGCGGATTGCACAGCACCTTTGGCATAGGTAAAAAGCCTGATCTGCCAGTTATACAATCGCTTTCTTTTGATCAGGGTTTGTTAGTCGTTAATGTTATATTAGGTAAGGAAGATGTAGCAAGGGTTTACATTGGGGTAGAATACGATTGCCTGTTGGTGAGCTGTAGTGTTGATACTGATGAAACCTACCTTGGGCATTATGCTTACCTTACTTTGCGGGCCATGATGCGGAGCGGTTACTGCGATTTTCAGGAATATTACTGGCCGGCATGTTTTGCTTTGGGTACCAAGCGGTCGAGCTATGTAGATGTGGTTAAAAAACCTGGCGGTTTTACCATCACCTTGAAGAAAAAGTTTAGCGGTTTGTTTAGGCCTGGTGATGATTTGCCGGATGTTACGGAACGTGTGGTGGTACCGCGTGAAAGGCTGTCGGGTAAATATGTTATGGCACGGTTGGCCCCGGTTAGCATTGGCTATTGTTTTGCCAATACCGATCTGCAGCATTTCCACAGCAACCATTATCCTTTTTTAATTCCTTATGTTTTTGCAGCCACGGCTTACCTTAAAACGGTAAAATCTTTTAAACGTTTCGTGTTAAATCCGCACGATGTGGATGGTATAAGCCTCTCGCCCCAACAGGAGGAACTGAACAGTATTTGCTTCGCCATGAAACCGCTAGCGGCCATACGCTTTAGCGCCAATGGCCACCTGCCCGAAACTAATGCGATTAATGATGCCAACCAGCTCATGCTTTTTAAGTTATGGAACAAGGCTTTGCCATTATTGATGCAGCAGCATTTTACACATTATTGCTATACTTATGGCATGCGCAATGTTACCGGCAAACCTGTAACGCGGGATATGAAACTGGTTGAATTCTCGATGGAGGTACCTGTTTTAAGCTTTGTATTAAAAGATGAGGGTGATTATTATGAACTGCAGCTTAAAATTAAGGTGAAAGGGAAAAGCCTGCATCTGAACAGGGATCAACCAGGGTTATTTTTGGTTTGCGATAGGGCTAAACCGTATTTATGGTATTTGCTTAAGGCGGAAATGGATTATAAACTGGTTTGGTTTTTTAGCAGGGTAAATTTTAGGGTGCAGGTACTGAAAGGGTATTATAAGGAGTTTTTTGAGGGGTTTGTTGAGGGGATGGAGAGGTGGTATGAGGTGAAGAGGGGGTAAGGGGGGCATCATTAATACGGTCGTCATTCCCGCGCAGGCGGGAACCTTAAAGCGGTCGCTATGTTGCTGCCTTCCGCACTATCTTGCCTCGGCTCACCGCCGCCGAGGGGGCTCTTTCTTTTGGCTTGGCCCAAAAGAAACAAAAACCCAAGGCTTGCATCCTTTCTTGTAAAAACCTACGGAAATCTTTATAGCGGCAGTATCGAGGCTTTTACCATTGCTTATCCCATCGCACCCGCTTTGATCCTGCCTTGGGCTGTGGGTATGAGGGGGAACTGCAAAGATTTCCGTGCTTTTTCCGGCGAAAATCTGCTAGGCCGGATAGCAGGGTGCTGATAGCATGATATATAGGGATAATTTCTAATACGGTCGTCATTCCCGCGCAGGCGGGAACCTTAAAGCGCTTTTAATTTTAAAACTATGGGTGGGAACTCCACTCCTCCAGGAGGGGTTGGGGGAGGTTTTGCCCTCTGCTCGGGCTTGCCTCGGCTCACCGCCGCCGAGGGGGCTCTTTCTTTTGGCTTGGCCCAAAAGAAACAACCTGAGCGCAGCGAAAGCATGCCTACCTTAACAATAAACAAGGCATAACTGAAAGGCTTGGATCTGATGTCGGATAAATTCGTCAAAGCTTTTTGGGTCGCCAGCACAAGCCCCCGATGAAGGATCGGGGAGGGCGTGCTGCCTCGGGGTAGTGGTAGGTTGAGAGGAGGTGCAAAAGCTTTAACGTTTTCTCCTTCCATCATTTCCTAGGCCGGGTAGCAGAGACAGGCATACGTATATTGATTCCTCTGGAGATTTGAGGGGTCGTTGTATCGTCATTGCGAGAAGGCTTTTTCAGCCGACGAAGCAATCTTTATAGCAGGGATCACTAGCAGGAAAGATTGCTTCGTCGTTCCTCCTCGCAATGACGAACTTTTTATACAAAACCTCTTATTGGTATTAACCTTGCGCTGAACGACACCAAAATGAATTCGTGATAGATTTCAGTCATTTTCACTTCGCGTTCTTTGCGAAAAACTTTGCGTTCTTTGCGGTTAAATATTCACTTAATCTTTATAACGAATCTAAAAAATCTAAATACAAAGGAATGCTTTCTTCTACCCATTTTTTTGATGTGTTATGCTCCATTCCATAATAAGCAAACAGGGGACGGTAATCGGCTTTTACATATTCAAATGAAAGTTCGAACGGACGGGTTAATTCTGCTAATGTATATTTATACTTTTCTGATGGACGCAGTTCGTGTTCTTCAACGCCCAAAGAAATGGCCAGGGCAATTTTCTTGTCAGCCAATTTATAACCGCTTTTGCTGCCGTAGGCCCATCCATGAGTGAGCACTTCATCCATCCATTTTTTTAAAAGTGGGGGGCAATTGAACCAATAATAGGGAAACTGGAATACGATTTTATCATGTTGTTCAATCAGCTGTTGTTCTGCCAGTACATCAATCTTTTCATCAGGATAGGCCTCATACAGTTGATGGACCAGATATTTATCAGGGTATTGAGTTAATTCTTCTATCCACCGTTTGTTGATTAGGGAACTTTTAATATCGGGATGTGTTACGACGATTAGTGTCTTCATTTTTACAAATTTTGATGATTATAAAGCACAAAAATAGAGGCATAACCGCTTATTTTGTACATTAGCGACCAATTGTAAGGTACTATAAAAAATGTAAGCATGTCTAAAATCAAGGAAACCTCTACCAACTACGCTAACAAACAAGCTTTAGCTGATGAGTGTTTAGAAGTTTATGCGGCCAACATTATTGGCGGGCAATGGGCTTTAGTAATCTGTTCGTGGTTAATGAACGGTAAACTCAGATTCGGAGAGTTAAAACAACGTTTGCCCAATATTACCGAGCGAATGTTAACCTTACAGCTACGCAAATTAGAAACAGATAAAATTGTTAAGCGAACCATCTACGCCGAG
The nucleotide sequence above comes from Pedobacter riviphilus. Encoded proteins:
- a CDS encoding TIR domain-containing protein, translated to MAKWADYCVSKLSLNENGFIDNIIYCEDLGDSLGYKFERNRSWMVEQVSKGKTFCSIKSNEKGGWNNIGQFSYDGNIFSWKKVPKNITQRKTFISYYHYEDQDYKEKFKNLFGDLITHKSVEDCDIDSDNSDGYIKQLIQKGYLSDTTVLVVLIGPNTKHRKHIDWEISGALNYKVGDKYSGILGLKLPSHSDYATGHHHYDLLPDRVSDNLKSDYAIIRDWTDDRVKMQEYIELAFERRYTHSDNIDNTKKQMTENTNE
- a CDS encoding toll/interleukin-1 receptor domain-containing protein, which codes for MKYPLNIYIVWHPDSLVGEAIAKELYNTFCRDYKTPLSRGLGIPVYFRSAKLDNNKPVAVDFSGAEKNAVICLIDDVYFLDDYFKQFTSEIVGKLDDNNRIYPIKLFEKAHSIGCGLSNLQFVDAMVFFKDKLDFQREEDLSKAIKKIKSEVLHDCARLLMEYHPIFKDKEKHRIGSPVKLFLSHAKYDGQSTTIKFKQFIENNLKLDVFFDTVDIANGYDFAKQFEQEILNSALVVFHTDEYSNREWCRREVLIAKRHKSPIVVVHKITEGEKRAFPYLGNVPTTVLNDNDEELSFYNIVYLTLYQVLNNLYQYRLLSNHKVLKDIDAEIKVITSPPELFNFVDIKAYQKEIDKKLIILYPDPPLGLEELSILNEVDSDVEFITPINLH
- a CDS encoding nucleoside triphosphate pyrophosphohydrolase family protein, translating into MEFSSYQEQAKKTIQEYIQGKEANKLVPFLGLIGEAGSVITELKKSLRDGKAYTSYNKKLKEELGDLLWYIATIATENGLKLDEIASGNLLKIKDRFDIDQSENFIIYDEQYPESERFAREFEIQFDVINEGGKEKVKITNNTTGEQLGDIISDNSHQDDGYRFHDIFHFGYVAFLGWSPVVRKLMKNKRKSDSNTDEIEDGARAAITEELISLYIYSHGMDHQLFKYSNSVDTEVLKTVQKLVSGIEVENCTQKQWETAIINSYKVYDELRKNGGGRVLVSIKNRKLTYLGKN
- a CDS encoding nucleotide kinase domain-containing protein; this encodes MILKKKSQPKPSVVFDTYWKFATERQNIFFNRIAKQEVLTDDPIFLRHKFTNVYRASDRVSQYLIKDIIYQKENYSRQDILFRIILFKIFNKISTWQLLEEEIGNICVETFNFNEYCTILSEARKAKEAIYSGAYIMTSGKSIFGYDFKHENHLKLIEQYILKPRFLESIQNCKTLESLYSLLRDLPTIGNFLAYQYAIDINYSELTNFSEMDFVMPGPGAKDGIKKCFTSYGDYSEADIIRWVTDNQEREFKRLDLDFKSLGLRPLQLIDCQNLFCETDKYARVAHPDIIGYSDRKRIKQVYKSSKNEIEYFYPPKWKLKLP
- a CDS encoding helix-turn-helix domain-containing protein translates to MEELKKEEILKLFGTHLKNIRNEKKISLRVLEQLSNIDYSQIHRIEKGETAPSLVTLLSLAKGLGIDPKELLDFLN
- a CDS encoding NAD(P)H-dependent oxidoreductase, translating into MKTLIVVTHPDIKSSLINKRWIEELTQYPDKYLVHQLYEAYPDEKIDVLAEQQLIEQHDKIVFQFPYYWFNCPPLLKKWMDEVLTHGWAYGSKSGYKLADKKIALAISLGVEEHELRPSEKYKYTLAELTRPFELSFEYVKADYRPLFAYYGMEHNTSKKWVEESIPLYLDFLDSL
- a CDS encoding winged helix-turn-helix transcriptional regulator, encoding MSKIKETSTNYANKQALADECLEVYAANIIGGQWALVICSWLMNGKLRFGELKQRLPNITERMLTLQLRKLETDKIVKRTIYAEVPPRVEYELTPIGLELRPIINELESWGVKHKSLLGEF